The stretch of DNA TTTTAAACCTGCCTTATCAACGGTTTGGCAACCCGTTTATAGTATTGGCATGCTCTCGGCTAGAATTTTATTAAGTCATTTGAAAAATCCCGACAACACTCCAAAACTTAGAAAAGAGATTTTTAAACCTGAACTTGTTATTAGACATTCTTCTATTAAAATTTAAGTTTAATGCCTAAGCTAATAGTTGAACATTTGCCTATTCTCTTTATAGTAGCTAGTTTTTTAATACGTTCATAAACCAGAGTCAAAGTAAGGTCTGTTATTTCTTTATTACTAATATTAGCATTTTCCTGTAAAATGTTCAATAATTTAAGCCTTTTCAATCAAGTTTCATAGAACAGTAATTTTAAACTAAAAAGTTATTTATTGATCAAAACAAACAGAACAATACAACTATAAATATTCATATACATAAATTTATTTACTGTTTTTAAAAAAAATAAAGCATTTTAATACAAAACAAGTACGTTTTACAGTAGATTTGTTCTTGTTTAAATTTCAAATAATGCTTCATAGCTTAACATATTTAAATGAATAGAGCTCAGTAGATGATTTCATAACTTATAAGTAAAACCTCAATATTTTAATAATCAAAATGGTTAGGATTAGTAAGGTTCGTCAAAAAAATTATATGCAGCTAATACTGATCTAAATAAATCAAGGTATACACATAAAAACTAAAATCATATTGACATGCAAATAATTAGAAGAATTACCAGCATCCTTTTTTTGTCTGTTTTCATAGGACATGCACAAAAAAATGACATATCTATTATAGTACAACCTTATTTACAAGACGTAACTCCAAATTCTATTAAAATACTATGGGAAACTTCTAGTGGAGAAGAAAGCATCGTAGAATGGGGATTAACTCCTAAATTAGGGAAGAAAGCAAGAGGACATGCTTTTGATATTAATTTTAGCGCATCCAGAATTCATGAAGTAAAGATTAATGGTTTAAAACGATTTACAGAATATTATTATCGTGTTAAGACCGAAAAAGCAACTTCAGATATCTTTCAGTTTAAAACACCTCCTTTTGCTAGTGATAATGAGTCTTTTAAAATAGTAGCGATGAGCGATATGCAATACGACTCACAAAATCCAAATAAATTTTCTGAAATTGTTAATGAGGGGGTCTTGTCTTATATTGAAGAAAAGTTTAAAGGCAGTATTTCTAAAAACTTAGCAATGGTTTTAGTTCCTGGCGATTTAGTGCCAAATGGAACTAATTATAATGAGTGGAAAGACAAGTTCTTTAATCCTGCAAAAAAACTTTTAACAGATGTACCTCTATATCCTGTGTTAGGGAACCATGAAAGAAATTCAATTTTTTATTTTAAGTATTTTAGCCTTCCAGATAATGGTACACCAGCTTATGCAGAGCATTGGTGGTATAAAGATTATGGAAATACTAGAATTATTGGGTTAGATTCCAACACAGACTTCATAAGTACTTCACAACAAATCAGTTGGTTAGAAAACGTTTTAAATAAAACAGCAAAAGATGAAAATATTGATTTTGTTTTTGCTCAAATTCATCATCCTCATAAATCAGAATTATGGATTCCAGGTGAAGCAGATATCACAGGAAAAGTAGTAAAAGCTTTAGAAAAGTTTACTACAGAAACAGGTAAGCCAAGTATTCATTTTTTTGGACATACCCACGGCTATTCAAGAGGGCAATCTAAAGACCATAAACATCTATGGGTAAATGTAGCATCTGCAGGTGGAGCCATTGATAATTGGGGCGAGTTTGAAGGCAGAGATTATGACGAATTTACTGTAACGCAAGATGAATATGGTTTTGTAATGGTAGAAGTGGACGGTAGCGAACATGATCCTAAATTTACTGTAAAAAGAATTAGTAGAGGTAATGAAGAAATGCCTAGAAACAACGAGCTTAGGGATAGTATTACAATTTGGAAAAAAGAAAGAAAGCCCATAACTCCGGAATCTATATCACCAAATAACGAAACTGTAGCAATTACAGGAACCGTATTGAAAGCTGGAGAATTCAAGAGTACTTACAATGGTGCTTTTCACGCCGCTTCCCATTGGCAAGTATCTAAAACAAAAGATTTTTCTAAACCTGTATTGAACAATTGGAAACAATTTGAAAACTGGTACTACAAAGAAAATAGACAAAAAAATGATGATTTAACAGATGAAAAAACAAAACGTCTCAAACCAAACACAACCTATTATTGGAGAGTACGCTATAGAGATCAAAACCTGAATTGGAGTGATTGGTCCAAAACATTGATATTTACAACCAAAGAATAAGAGAAAATAGTATGAATAAAAAATCGAATTATTATTGTATTTATTTTTAGTCTTGACTTTTACTGTAAATGTAAACAACAAAAAACATTAAAGATTCTGAACAAATATTCACTAATCAAATGGCTACATCAATTGCCAAATTGTTAAGTATAAAAATTTCAGATTCAAACATGGGAAAAGCTTTATTTAGATTCCCATTTTCACGGGAATGACAATTTCAACGGAAACCCCGACGCAAGCATCCGGGAATTCTTCTCGATTAAATACTAAAATTCCTAACCGAACCATTAGAAGTAACCAACTATGAATTAGACTCTTAACACATAATGGTTCGGTTAAATGACATCTCTAAAATCTAAATATAAATTACACTTTTTTAGCTATACATCTGCCCTATTTATGCAAACCTTTGCATAGAATTAATGCACTCTTTCCTTTAAGATTTTACTTTTTTACACTTCCTTTGAAAAGCAAAATCAACATAAAAGTAGTATTTATTATGGGTGTATCTCCAACTGTTTTTTATAAAAATTGTTACAGCAAATATGCAATAGCTGCTGTAAATGTTTTTACTATGGAGCAAATTCATGGGCTTTTTAAGGCTGGTCAAAGAGCAAATGCACCTTTTATAGTACAAATGACTCCCGTTGCTAGAAATTATGCACATTCAAAAATGCTATTAGCAATGATTGATGCTGCTGCTAAAATATATCCAAAGGCAGTATATGCTATCCATTTAGATCATGGCAATGAACCTCATGCTTTTGATGCTATCACTTCTAATAGCTACAATTCGGTAATGATTGATGCATCACACGATAACTTTGAAACAAATATTAGCAGAACTAAAACTGTTGTAGAAGCAGCTCATAAAAACAATGTGGTGGTTGAGGCTGAATTAGGTGTACTAAGTGGTGTTGAAGATGATATCTCCATTGACGAAAAACATGCAAAATATACGCAACCCTCAGAAGTTGTCGATTTTGTAAATCAAACCAACTGCGATAGTTTGGCTGTTGCTGTAGGAACTAGTCATGGGGCTTATAAATTTTCGGGAGGTCAAGGGATTCAGTTTGACATTTTAAAAGAAATTCAAAAGCGTTTACCAAACTTTCCAATTGTATTACATGGAGGTTCAGCGGTCAATAAAGAAGAAATTAATAGAATAAATAAAAATGGAGGCTCCTTAAATAAAGAAGCTGCTGGTGTTGCCCCAGAAGAAATAGTAAAAGCCATCACATATGGTGTTTGTAAAATTAATATAGCTACAGATACTCGGCTTATCTGGGCACGAGTTCATAGAGAATTTTTTAACACATCTCCAGAATTATTTGATCCCATAATACCTGGACAAAAGTATATGGAAGCTTACGAAACATTTATGCTAGAAAAATTCGACTTGTTAAAAGCCACAGGAAAGGTCAGTCAATTAAAAATATAGATTATGAGTACATCGCATGTATTAATTAAACCAAATTCAGATTCAACAGTGTATCAAAAAATCACACCAGAATCTGCTAATTGGGAGTCGCTTTATTTTGAAGCCAGAGAAATGAGTTTGGGTGACACCTGGAGTCATAATACAGAAGAAAACGAAATAGTAATCGTATTACTAAGTGGAAATTATAAGGTAGAAAGTGATAAAGGCACTTGGAAAACCATTAATGGTAGAAAAGATGTATTTAGTGGTGTTGCCCATACTTTATATTTACCAAGACATACAAAATTCACACTAGAAGCAATTAGTCAAAAGTTAGATATTGCTTATGGATGGTGTTTTTCTGATGAAGATTTTCCTGCAAAATTTGTAACACCAGAAGATACACCTGTGGTTATCTTTGGCGGTGATAATGCTACACGACAATTTAATGATTTAGTGCCTCCAGGATTTGGATGTAGTAAAATTGTTGTTAGAGAGGTATACACCCCTTCAGGAAACTGGAGTTCCTTCCCTGCTCATAAACACGATGAACGTATCTTAGATAATGACGGAAACGTTTTGGAGCCCATTCAGGAAGAAACCTATTTTTATAAGTTTCAAAAACCTGAGGCTTATGCCATTCAACAAGTTTATACCAAAGATAAATCGTTAGACGAAATAGTTAAAGCCAGACATAATGATGTGGTTTTAATTCCTAAAGGGTTTCATCCTGTTGTTGCTGAACATGGTTTTCATTGCTATTACCTGAATTTTTTAGCAGGTTCAGATCAATGTTTAGAAAATACTACAGATCCCGATCATGAATGGATATATGATTCGTGGTCATCTCAAGATAATAGGTTACCTCTAGTAATCGCAGAAATGAATAAAAAAAATGATGCATAAAAAATACGATGTAATAACCGTAGGAAGATCATCTATAGATTTGTATTCTCAAAATATAGGTGCTTCGTTTAATGATATTAAAGGTTTTGATGCTTTTGTTGGTGGGTCACCATTAAACATTGCTGTAGGATGTGCCAGATTAGGAGTTAATGCTAGTTTACTTACCGCAGTTGGAAATGATAAAGTAGGTGAATTTATTGTTAATTTTTTAAATAATGAAAACATAAATACCTATTGTATTCCCGTAAAACACAACTCAAGAAGTAGTGCGGTGGTATTAGGTATTGAGCCCCCGGATAAGTTTCCTTTAGTATATTATCGTGATAATGCTGCAGACAGTCAAGTAGATATTGATGATGTTCAAAACGCAAATATTCCAGATTATAAAATTTTACTCATCAATGGAACGGCTTTAAATATGGAGCCTACGAGAAGCGCCACATTTTATGCTG from Flavivirga spongiicola encodes:
- a CDS encoding fibronectin type III domain-containing protein translates to MQIIRRITSILFLSVFIGHAQKNDISIIVQPYLQDVTPNSIKILWETSSGEESIVEWGLTPKLGKKARGHAFDINFSASRIHEVKINGLKRFTEYYYRVKTEKATSDIFQFKTPPFASDNESFKIVAMSDMQYDSQNPNKFSEIVNEGVLSYIEEKFKGSISKNLAMVLVPGDLVPNGTNYNEWKDKFFNPAKKLLTDVPLYPVLGNHERNSIFYFKYFSLPDNGTPAYAEHWWYKDYGNTRIIGLDSNTDFISTSQQISWLENVLNKTAKDENIDFVFAQIHHPHKSELWIPGEADITGKVVKALEKFTTETGKPSIHFFGHTHGYSRGQSKDHKHLWVNVASAGGAIDNWGEFEGRDYDEFTVTQDEYGFVMVEVDGSEHDPKFTVKRISRGNEEMPRNNELRDSITIWKKERKPITPESISPNNETVAITGTVLKAGEFKSTYNGAFHAASHWQVSKTKDFSKPVLNNWKQFENWYYKENRQKNDDLTDEKTKRLKPNTTYYWRVRYRDQNLNWSDWSKTLIFTTKE
- a CDS encoding class II fructose-bisphosphate aldolase, translated to MKSKINIKVVFIMGVSPTVFYKNCYSKYAIAAVNVFTMEQIHGLFKAGQRANAPFIVQMTPVARNYAHSKMLLAMIDAAAKIYPKAVYAIHLDHGNEPHAFDAITSNSYNSVMIDASHDNFETNISRTKTVVEAAHKNNVVVEAELGVLSGVEDDISIDEKHAKYTQPSEVVDFVNQTNCDSLAVAVGTSHGAYKFSGGQGIQFDILKEIQKRLPNFPIVLHGGSAVNKEEINRINKNGGSLNKEAAGVAPEEIVKAITYGVCKINIATDTRLIWARVHREFFNTSPELFDPIIPGQKYMEAYETFMLEKFDLLKATGKVSQLKI
- the iolB gene encoding 5-deoxy-glucuronate isomerase; the protein is MSTSHVLIKPNSDSTVYQKITPESANWESLYFEAREMSLGDTWSHNTEENEIVIVLLSGNYKVESDKGTWKTINGRKDVFSGVAHTLYLPRHTKFTLEAISQKLDIAYGWCFSDEDFPAKFVTPEDTPVVIFGGDNATRQFNDLVPPGFGCSKIVVREVYTPSGNWSSFPAHKHDERILDNDGNVLEPIQEETYFYKFQKPEAYAIQQVYTKDKSLDEIVKARHNDVVLIPKGFHPVVAEHGFHCYYLNFLAGSDQCLENTTDPDHEWIYDSWSSQDNRLPLVIAEMNKKNDA
- a CDS encoding winged helix-turn-helix transcriptional regulator, producing MKRLKLLNILQENANISNKEITDLTLTLVYERIKKLATIKRIGKCSTISLGIKLKF